Proteins encoded by one window of Erythrobacter sp.:
- a CDS encoding peroxiredoxin, which produces MTKQTDTGELMPDVAMTLPDGKTVKPSDFRGKPLVMFFYPKDDTPGCTTENKDFTALKAEFDAAGLALLGVSKDPPKKHEKFIAKHGLAVPLASDAESDGIADALGIWVEKSMYGRTYMGMERTTYLVDAEGRIAQVWRKVKVKGHAEEVLAAAKAL; this is translated from the coding sequence ATGACCAAGCAGACTGACACCGGCGAACTGATGCCCGATGTGGCGATGACCCTGCCCGACGGAAAGACCGTGAAGCCGTCCGATTTTCGCGGGAAGCCGCTGGTGATGTTCTTCTACCCGAAGGACGACACGCCCGGTTGCACCACCGAAAACAAGGACTTCACCGCACTCAAGGCAGAGTTCGATGCAGCAGGCCTCGCTTTGCTTGGGGTGAGCAAGGACCCGCCGAAGAAGCACGAAAAGTTCATCGCCAAGCATGGCCTTGCCGTCCCGCTCGCATCGGACGCGGAAAGCGACGGGATTGCCGATGCGCTGGGCATCTGGGTCGAAAAGAGCATGTACGGTCGGACCTATATGGGCATGGAACGCACCACCTACCTGGTCGATGCCGAAGGCCGGATTGCGCAGGTCTGGCGCAAGGTGAAGGTCAAAGGTCACGCCGAGGAAGTGCTGGCGGCAGCAAAGGCGCTCTGA
- a CDS encoding glutamine-synthetase adenylyltransferase → MVPDWQWAIDRARAHSPFLRLALERRPELVELLTQGRGDEALALAKASGADIADTGEALRRERLSLALVLAVGDLAGVFPLTQVMADLSSFADRALDTAMLAAVQRRVPDGDTSGFFALALGKQGACELNYSSDIDPILLYDPDLIAKRERDEPGEAAQRYARHVVELLSQPSGEGYVLRVDLRLRPASEVSPLAIPVNGAIAHYESSALAWERAAYIRARAAAGDIAAGERFLADIRPFVWRKSLDFTAIEEIRRLTARIRSAYKGPLQPGPGFDVKKGRGGIREIEFYAQTQQLIYGGRNPVLRCRGTRAALDALAGAGVIGSEDARVLGESYDRLRAIEHRLQMVDDRQTHAIPASAEMIDNVAQLDGLADGAALLAELTEVCGAVAARYSDLLGEHDSAPVSVNVPADFQSKFDERVEHWRGTIRALRSSEARAAFAAMQGELLQALADAPEPERALARWETFLSRLPTAINLFRLFEERPGLLERVLRILTLAQPLADALALRPELLDVLFDASGGELPGDVASLAERMGASEAGDYEARLDRLRQVVGEERFALGVQMIDCRHDPLAIAEGLCRVAEAAVATGAVAATDEFRATHGVIAGSELVVLGLGRLGGGALTHASDLDVVFLFTGEIGEESDGRRPLSSTLYYNRLATRVTAALSVPTAEGALYEIDTRLRPQGKQGPLAVSFTAFEQYQRVDAWTWEHMALARARPLYGSAAAKAQLAAIVEGVLQTPRDPDTLRADVLTMRSEVLAAKPPQGPLDVKLLRGGLMDSEFLVHYLQLREGKGLAPALEVAIGGLADAGLLSREHADNHLTLTRFLVAARLFAPDGSEPSDAAKPVLALACGHPDYSDLLQSLLTARQGIAAQWQRHFGERLEIE, encoded by the coding sequence ATGGTACCGGACTGGCAGTGGGCAATCGATCGCGCGCGGGCGCATTCGCCGTTCCTGCGGCTGGCGCTGGAGCGGCGGCCCGAACTGGTCGAGCTGCTGACGCAGGGGCGAGGCGACGAAGCGCTCGCCTTGGCCAAGGCAAGCGGCGCAGATATCGCCGACACCGGCGAGGCCTTGCGCCGCGAACGCCTGTCGCTGGCGCTGGTGCTTGCCGTGGGCGATCTGGCGGGGGTATTCCCGCTGACGCAGGTGATGGCCGATTTGAGCAGCTTTGCCGACCGCGCGCTCGATACCGCCATGCTGGCGGCGGTGCAGCGCCGCGTGCCCGACGGCGATACCAGCGGATTCTTCGCACTGGCGCTGGGCAAGCAGGGCGCCTGCGAACTCAATTACTCCTCCGACATCGATCCGATCCTGCTCTACGATCCCGATCTGATCGCAAAGCGCGAGCGGGACGAGCCGGGCGAGGCGGCCCAGCGCTATGCCCGCCACGTGGTCGAACTGCTCTCGCAACCCAGCGGCGAAGGCTATGTCCTGCGCGTCGACTTGCGCCTGCGCCCGGCGAGCGAGGTCAGCCCGCTGGCAATCCCGGTGAACGGAGCGATCGCGCATTACGAAAGCTCGGCGCTGGCGTGGGAACGCGCCGCCTATATCCGTGCGCGCGCAGCAGCGGGGGACATTGCGGCGGGCGAACGCTTCCTCGCCGACATTCGCCCGTTCGTCTGGCGCAAGAGCCTCGATTTCACTGCCATCGAGGAGATCCGCCGCCTCACCGCGCGGATTCGCTCGGCCTACAAGGGTCCGCTCCAGCCGGGGCCGGGGTTCGATGTCAAGAAGGGTCGCGGAGGGATTCGCGAGATCGAATTCTACGCCCAGACCCAGCAACTCATCTACGGCGGGCGCAATCCGGTGCTACGCTGCCGGGGCACCCGTGCGGCGCTCGATGCGCTGGCAGGGGCGGGCGTGATCGGTAGCGAGGATGCGCGCGTGCTTGGCGAAAGCTACGACCGGCTGCGCGCCATCGAACACCGGCTGCAAATGGTCGATGACCGGCAGACCCATGCCATTCCCGCCAGCGCCGAAATGATCGACAATGTCGCGCAGCTCGACGGGTTGGCCGATGGCGCAGCTCTGCTGGCAGAACTGACCGAAGTCTGCGGCGCAGTGGCAGCGCGCTACAGCGACCTGCTGGGTGAGCATGACAGCGCACCGGTTTCGGTCAACGTGCCCGCCGATTTCCAGAGCAAGTTCGATGAGCGGGTGGAGCATTGGCGCGGCACCATCCGCGCGCTCCGATCATCGGAAGCGAGAGCGGCCTTCGCGGCGATGCAAGGCGAACTGTTGCAGGCCTTGGCCGATGCGCCTGAGCCGGAGCGAGCGCTGGCGCGGTGGGAGACCTTCCTCTCGCGGCTGCCCACCGCGATCAACCTGTTTCGGCTGTTCGAGGAGCGCCCCGGCCTGCTCGAACGGGTACTGCGCATCCTCACGCTCGCCCAGCCGCTCGCCGATGCACTGGCGCTCCGGCCCGAACTGCTCGACGTGCTGTTCGATGCCAGCGGGGGCGAATTGCCCGGCGATGTCGCTTCGCTGGCCGAGCGGATGGGCGCGAGCGAGGCGGGCGATTACGAAGCGCGGCTCGACCGGTTGCGGCAAGTGGTGGGGGAGGAGCGATTCGCGCTTGGCGTGCAGATGATCGATTGCCGCCACGATCCGCTCGCCATTGCCGAGGGGCTGTGCCGGGTGGCCGAAGCGGCAGTGGCCACCGGGGCCGTCGCCGCCACCGACGAATTTCGCGCCACTCACGGCGTGATCGCGGGCAGCGAACTGGTGGTGCTGGGGCTGGGGCGGCTGGGCGGCGGGGCGCTGACCCATGCTTCCGATCTCGACGTGGTGTTCCTGTTTACCGGCGAGATCGGCGAGGAATCGGACGGGCGGCGACCGCTATCCTCCACGCTCTATTACAATCGCCTCGCCACCCGCGTTACTGCGGCGCTGAGCGTGCCTACCGCCGAGGGCGCGCTCTACGAGATCGACACACGGCTGCGCCCACAGGGCAAACAGGGGCCGCTGGCGGTAAGTTTCACGGCATTCGAACAATACCAGCGCGTGGATGCCTGGACCTGGGAACACATGGCGCTCGCCCGCGCGCGCCCGCTTTATGGTTCTGCGGCGGCGAAGGCGCAGCTTGCCGCAATTGTCGAGGGGGTGCTGCAAACGCCACGCGATCCGGACACGCTGCGCGCCGACGTGCTGACAATGCGCAGCGAAGTGCTGGCGGCCAAGCCGCCGCAGGGCCCGCTCGATGTCAAATTGCTGCGCGGGGGGCTGATGGATTCGGAATTCCTCGTCCATTACCTGCAATTGCGCGAAGGCAAGGGGCTCGCTCCAGCGTTGGAAGTAGCGATCGGCGGGCTTGCGGATGCAGGATTGCTTTCGCGCGAACACGCCGACAATCATCTAACACTCACCCGCTTTCTCGTCGCTGCGCGGCTGTTCGCGCCCGATGGCAGTGAACCAAGCGACGCAGCCAAGCCGGTGCTGGCCCTGGCCTGCGGGCACCCTGACTATTCGGACCTGTTGCAATCGCTGCTGACAGCGCGGCAAGGAATTGCGGCGCAATGGCAGCGGCATTTCGGCGAGAGACTGGAGATCGAGTGA
- a CDS encoding M28 family peptidase → MIRILAPAAMLALAACTTASAPQGRQVSLETMQDVTRTLSSNAFEGRQPGTPGGERTVAYLVEQFAAAGLQPGNNGSWVQDVPLVEITGSNFTPLTIGNQQFAHGSEWVGVSYPQVARTEISDSELVFVGYGINAPERGWNDYAGLDMQGKTALILVNDADYASEGLEGPFNGRAMTYYGRWSYKYEEAARQGATAAIIIHEDFPASYGWNVVQDGWTGAQAYADTGGGGANATAMNGWMTRAAAERVVAASGHDLGELIAASSRPGFRAVPLEQEVSASFDNTIRRYASQNVIGILPGSERPDEVVLHTAHWDHLGICGDPDDADRICNGAVDNATGTAALVALAEAHVAAGPTARSQVFLAVTAEESGLLGSEYYGANPVYPLDRTVGGVNIDALYVLGEARDVTVIGGGKSELDTYLAAALAAQGRVATPDAVPQAGRYYRSDHFSLAKRGVPMFYVKSGETLVEGGFAAGQAAYQDYNTNRYHAPGDEYDESWDWAGVMQDLDLYLRLARALGNSDDWPNWNAGDEFRAIRDASCAAEAAGC, encoded by the coding sequence ATGATCCGCATCCTTGCCCCCGCAGCCATGCTCGCGCTCGCTGCTTGCACCACTGCTTCTGCGCCGCAAGGCCGGCAAGTGTCGCTGGAAACCATGCAGGATGTCACCCGCACGCTGTCTTCCAATGCTTTCGAAGGCCGCCAGCCGGGCACGCCGGGGGGTGAGCGGACGGTCGCTTATCTGGTCGAGCAATTTGCCGCCGCTGGCCTGCAGCCCGGCAACAATGGCAGCTGGGTTCAGGACGTTCCGCTGGTCGAAATCACCGGCAGCAATTTCACCCCGCTCACCATCGGCAATCAGCAGTTCGCGCACGGCAGCGAATGGGTCGGGGTCAGCTATCCGCAGGTGGCGCGCACTGAGATAAGCGACAGTGAACTGGTGTTCGTCGGCTACGGCATCAATGCCCCCGAACGCGGCTGGAACGATTACGCGGGCCTCGACATGCAGGGGAAGACCGCGCTCATCCTGGTAAACGATGCCGACTATGCCAGCGAGGGGCTTGAAGGCCCGTTCAACGGCCGGGCGATGACCTATTACGGGCGCTGGAGCTACAAGTACGAGGAAGCCGCGCGGCAGGGCGCGACGGCGGCGATCATCATTCACGAGGATTTCCCCGCCAGCTACGGATGGAACGTGGTGCAGGACGGCTGGACCGGCGCGCAGGCCTATGCCGATACGGGTGGGGGCGGGGCCAATGCGACCGCGATGAACGGCTGGATGACGCGCGCTGCGGCGGAGCGGGTGGTGGCAGCATCGGGGCATGATCTGGGCGAATTGATCGCCGCATCCAGCCGCCCCGGCTTCCGCGCCGTGCCGCTGGAGCAGGAAGTCTCCGCGAGCTTCGACAACACGATCCGCCGCTATGCGTCGCAGAACGTGATCGGCATTCTGCCCGGCAGCGAGCGGCCCGACGAAGTCGTACTGCACACCGCCCACTGGGATCACCTCGGCATCTGCGGCGACCCCGACGATGCGGACCGGATCTGTAACGGCGCGGTGGACAATGCCACCGGCACCGCCGCGCTGGTGGCGCTGGCAGAGGCGCACGTCGCCGCCGGGCCGACCGCGCGCTCGCAGGTGTTCCTTGCGGTAACGGCGGAGGAAAGCGGGCTGCTCGGTTCGGAGTATTACGGTGCCAATCCGGTCTATCCGCTCGATCGTACTGTGGGCGGCGTGAACATCGATGCGCTCTACGTGCTCGGTGAAGCGCGCGACGTGACGGTGATCGGCGGCGGCAAGAGCGAGCTCGATACCTATCTCGCCGCCGCGCTGGCGGCACAGGGCCGCGTGGCCACGCCCGACGCGGTGCCACAGGCAGGGCGCTATTACCGCTCCGATCATTTCAGCTTGGCCAAGCGCGGGGTGCCGATGTTCTATGTCAAGTCGGGCGAGACGCTGGTCGAGGGCGGTTTCGCCGCAGGGCAGGCCGCCTATCAGGATTACAACACCAATCGCTACCACGCGCCGGGTGACGAATACGACGAGAGCTGGGACTGGGCAGGAGTGATGCAGGACCTCGACCTCTACCTGCGCCTCGCCCGCGCGCTGGGCAATTCGGACGACTGGCCGAACTGGAATGCAGGCGACGAATTCCGCGCCATTCGTGATGCCAGTTGCGCGGCTGAAGCGGCGGGATGCTGA
- a CDS encoding agmatine deiminase family protein: MTLMMPAEWARQDWIWIGFPAHAELWEEDLEPAQAQMTAFANAVAETGQAVRLVVRDGVAEAQARRLVSAAVSIEQHPYGDIWIRDTGPLVLPQADGSRRAQGFGFNGWGGKYLLEGDLELGPSLAAAGGMAYSRADWILEGGAIETDGTGLVVTTEQCLLHPNRNPQLTREQIWANLQRDLGFTRVLWLGDGLAGDHTDGHVDNLARMVAPGVIAIPLASGSDDPNAAVFADARARAQAFGLEVRDVPSPGWFGDDDEAEPASYMNWAVCNDVVVVPTYGSPHDSDAVAAIGALFPDRAAVGLRADAVLTGGGSFHCASQHVPSVTD; encoded by the coding sequence ATGACACTTATGATGCCCGCCGAGTGGGCCCGGCAGGACTGGATCTGGATCGGCTTTCCCGCCCATGCCGAGCTCTGGGAAGAAGACCTCGAACCCGCGCAGGCACAGATGACTGCCTTTGCCAATGCGGTCGCGGAGACCGGGCAGGCGGTGCGGCTGGTGGTGCGCGACGGGGTGGCAGAGGCGCAGGCGCGGCGGCTGGTTTCGGCGGCGGTGTCTATCGAGCAGCACCCCTATGGCGACATCTGGATCCGCGACACCGGGCCGCTGGTGCTGCCACAGGCGGATGGCAGTCGCCGCGCGCAGGGGTTCGGATTCAATGGCTGGGGCGGGAAGTATTTGCTTGAGGGCGACCTCGAGCTTGGTCCTTCGCTCGCCGCAGCGGGCGGCATGGCCTATTCCCGCGCCGACTGGATTCTCGAAGGCGGGGCGATCGAGACCGATGGCACCGGGCTGGTTGTCACCACCGAACAGTGCCTGCTCCATCCCAACCGCAATCCGCAACTCACCCGCGAACAGATCTGGGCGAATCTCCAGCGCGATCTGGGGTTCACCCGTGTGCTCTGGCTGGGCGACGGGCTGGCGGGCGACCATACCGACGGGCATGTCGACAACCTCGCGCGGATGGTCGCACCGGGTGTGATCGCGATCCCGCTGGCGAGCGGGTCGGACGATCCCAACGCCGCGGTCTTTGCCGATGCCCGCGCCCGCGCGCAGGCTTTCGGGCTGGAGGTGCGCGACGTGCCCTCGCCCGGCTGGTTCGGCGATGACGACGAGGCGGAACCCGCCAGCTACATGAACTGGGCGGTGTGCAATGACGTTGTGGTGGTGCCGACCTATGGCTCTCCGCATGATTCCGATGCGGTGGCGGCGATCGGTGCGCTGTTTCCGGATCGGGCCGCCGTGGGCCTGCGCGCCGATGCGGTGCTGACCGGCGGCGGAAGCTTCCACTGCGCCAGCCAGCATGTGCCAAGCGTGACAGACTAG
- the thrS gene encoding threonine--tRNA ligase: protein MTELLKISLPDGSLREMAPGSTPADVAMAIGPGLAKAALAARVNGEVRDLHRPFDGDSELALITARDEADALELVRHDYAHVLAEAVQALWPGTQITFGPATDDGFYYDVKAPDNRDPFGVDDLPQIEEMMRQIIRADKPLVRQVWSREQLIQKWTQEGESFKAEWAEGLPFDEELTVYWSGEPGSDGAWLDMCRGPHLPSTGKLDPDAFKLMRVAGAYWRGDQNNAQLTRIYGTGWLNKKQLTAHLTRLEEAAKRDHRKLGREMDLFHLQEEAHGSVFWHPKGYRIWRELEAYMRRKMDGAGYREIKTPQLMDVRQWTQSGHWGKYAQNMFAVPDMVPEVDEESGAASPKVADDAAWLAIKPMNCPAHVLVFKQGITSYRDLPIRLGEMGCCHRNEPHGALHGLMRVRQFTQDDAHIFCTEAQVVDEVRDFCALADSVYKDFGFSYHVKLALRPDARFGSDADWDKAEQELRDAVAEAGMANDDYGWEELPGEGAFYAPKLEWHLTDAIGRTWQVGTIQGDRVLPERLDAVYVGEDGEKHRPVMLHRAIFGSYERFIGILIEHFAGRLPVWLAPVQAVVATIVSDADDYAHEAVARLAAAGIRVESDLRNEKINYKVREHSLAKVPYLLVLGKREAEEGTIALRTLGEQEQRVMPLDEAIALLRDAATPPDLRD, encoded by the coding sequence ATGACCGAACTGCTCAAGATCAGCCTGCCCGATGGTTCCCTGCGCGAAATGGCGCCCGGCAGCACGCCTGCCGATGTCGCCATGGCGATCGGGCCAGGGCTGGCCAAGGCCGCGCTCGCTGCCCGCGTGAACGGCGAAGTCCGCGATCTCCACCGCCCATTCGATGGCGACAGCGAATTGGCGCTGATCACCGCGCGCGACGAGGCCGATGCGCTCGAACTTGTCCGCCATGATTACGCGCATGTTCTCGCCGAAGCGGTGCAGGCGCTGTGGCCTGGCACACAGATCACCTTCGGCCCGGCGACCGACGACGGCTTCTATTACGACGTGAAAGCGCCCGACAACCGCGATCCCTTTGGCGTCGACGACCTGCCGCAGATCGAGGAAATGATGCGCCAGATCATCCGCGCCGACAAGCCGCTGGTGCGGCAGGTGTGGAGCCGCGAGCAGCTGATCCAGAAATGGACGCAAGAAGGCGAGAGCTTCAAAGCCGAATGGGCCGAGGGCTTGCCCTTCGATGAGGAGCTGACCGTCTACTGGTCCGGCGAACCGGGCAGCGATGGTGCGTGGCTGGACATGTGCCGCGGCCCGCACCTGCCCTCCACCGGCAAGCTCGATCCCGATGCCTTCAAGCTGATGCGGGTGGCCGGCGCTTACTGGCGCGGCGACCAGAACAATGCCCAGTTGACGCGCATCTACGGCACCGGCTGGCTCAACAAGAAGCAGCTTACCGCGCACCTGACCCGGCTGGAAGAAGCCGCCAAGCGCGATCACCGCAAGCTGGGGCGCGAGATGGACCTGTTCCACTTGCAGGAAGAGGCCCACGGATCGGTATTCTGGCACCCCAAGGGCTATCGCATCTGGCGTGAACTCGAAGCCTATATGCGCCGCAAGATGGACGGCGCGGGCTACCGCGAGATCAAGACCCCGCAATTAATGGACGTGCGCCAGTGGACCCAGTCGGGCCACTGGGGCAAATATGCGCAGAACATGTTCGCCGTGCCCGACATGGTGCCCGAAGTGGACGAGGAAAGCGGTGCGGCGTCACCCAAGGTGGCCGACGACGCCGCGTGGCTGGCGATCAAGCCGATGAACTGCCCGGCGCACGTGCTGGTGTTCAAGCAGGGCATCACTTCGTACCGCGACCTGCCGATCCGGCTGGGCGAAATGGGCTGCTGCCACCGCAACGAACCGCACGGCGCGCTCCACGGGCTGATGCGCGTGCGCCAGTTCACGCAGGACGACGCGCATATCTTCTGCACGGAGGCGCAGGTGGTGGACGAGGTGCGCGACTTCTGCGCGCTGGCGGACAGCGTCTACAAGGACTTCGGCTTCTCCTACCACGTCAAGCTGGCGCTGCGGCCCGATGCGCGGTTCGGTTCGGACGCGGACTGGGACAAGGCCGAACAGGAACTGCGCGACGCGGTGGCCGAAGCGGGCATGGCGAACGACGATTACGGCTGGGAAGAACTGCCCGGCGAAGGCGCGTTCTACGCCCCCAAACTCGAATGGCATCTCACCGACGCCATCGGCCGGACCTGGCAGGTCGGCACGATCCAGGGCGACCGGGTGCTGCCCGAACGGCTCGACGCGGTCTATGTCGGCGAGGATGGCGAAAAGCACCGCCCGGTGATGCTCCACCGTGCGATTTTCGGTTCGTACGAGCGGTTCATCGGCATCCTGATCGAACATTTCGCGGGCCGCCTGCCCGTCTGGCTCGCCCCGGTACAAGCCGTGGTGGCGACCATCGTTTCGGATGCCGACGACTATGCGCACGAAGCGGTTGCCAGGCTGGCGGCAGCGGGCATCCGCGTCGAAAGCGACCTCAGGAACGAGAAGATCAACTACAAGGTGCGCGAACACTCGCTGGCCAAGGTCCCATACCTGCTGGTGCTCGGCAAGCGCGAAGCCGAGGAAGGCACCATCGCGCTGCGCACACTGGGCGAGCAGGAACAGCGGGTGATGCCGCTGGACGAGGCGATCGCGCTGCTGCGCGATGCGGCAACGCCGCCCGATTTGCGGGATTAG
- a CDS encoding alpha/beta hydrolase has translation MSTTQFYQMPDGRKLAFEHVPYFNAAFVFLPGYMSDKTGTKAQAVALDCEVLLYEYLAIDYTGCGESDGSFADGTLSRWRDEVLEVISAKIECEKIVLIGSSMGGWLMLLVGMALGDRLAGMIGVAAAPDFSDWGYSEDQKAKLRAGETIYEENPYGPEPTPTYSKFWRDAETHKLLDSTIPLTCPVRLLHGSNDTEVPPEISWRLAKALASEDVTVTIVEGGDHRLSREEDIHLLMKAVDDFQRVLF, from the coding sequence ATGAGCACAACGCAATTCTACCAAATGCCTGACGGTAGGAAATTGGCCTTCGAACACGTTCCGTATTTCAACGCGGCTTTCGTGTTTCTGCCTGGCTACATGTCGGACAAGACCGGCACGAAAGCGCAGGCTGTTGCCTTGGATTGCGAGGTTTTGCTCTACGAATACCTGGCCATCGACTATACCGGCTGTGGTGAAAGCGATGGTAGCTTCGCAGACGGCACCTTGAGCCGTTGGCGTGATGAAGTTCTTGAGGTGATTAGCGCGAAGATCGAATGCGAGAAGATCGTCTTGATCGGCTCGTCGATGGGTGGCTGGCTGATGCTTCTCGTTGGTATGGCGCTAGGTGATCGACTGGCTGGAATGATCGGAGTTGCCGCTGCCCCCGATTTCTCGGACTGGGGATATTCCGAAGACCAGAAGGCCAAGTTGCGAGCCGGCGAAACGATCTACGAGGAAAATCCCTACGGACCCGAACCCACGCCCACCTACAGCAAGTTTTGGCGAGATGCAGAAACACACAAGCTGTTGGATTCGACAATACCCCTGACCTGCCCGGTCCGGCTGCTACACGGCTCGAATGATACTGAGGTTCCACCAGAGATTTCATGGCGATTGGCGAAGGCGCTGGCGAGCGAGGACGTGACAGTCACGATTGTAGAGGGTGGCGATCATCGGCTTTCGCGCGAGGAGGACATTCACTTGCTAATGAAAGCCGTCGACGACTTTCAAAGGGTCCTATTCTAA
- a CDS encoding LLM class flavin-dependent oxidoreductase — translation MTDFSVLDLVPVREGSGISEAIRDAGRLAQVAEEAGYKRFWVAEHHASLGIAGGPTAVVLSHIGHVTSTIRIGSGGIMLPNHNPFVIAEQFGALEALFPGRVDLGLGRAPGSAPIIGQALRKDLHRAAEYFPQDVVELRALLTGDLDLPITATPGMGANVELWMLGSSLFGAQLAARLGLPYAFASHFAPRHLDEALAVYRSEFRPSAALERPHVMAAMGVLCAQTDAEAQYLASSQDQAFVALRSGDPGKLPPPVRDYRESLPPQSRMMLEGMDEARAVGSPETVRRKIEAFVRRTQAEEIIFAGATHDPEARMHSLRLTMEALAHYPQTSFS, via the coding sequence ATGACCGATTTTTCCGTTCTCGATCTCGTTCCGGTACGCGAAGGCAGCGGGATATCCGAAGCGATCCGCGATGCGGGCAGGCTCGCTCAGGTGGCCGAGGAAGCGGGCTACAAGCGCTTCTGGGTCGCTGAACACCACGCCAGCCTCGGCATCGCGGGCGGGCCGACGGCCGTGGTGCTGTCGCATATCGGCCACGTTACCAGCACCATCCGCATCGGTTCGGGCGGAATCATGCTGCCCAATCACAATCCCTTCGTAATTGCCGAGCAGTTCGGCGCGCTCGAGGCGCTGTTTCCGGGGCGAGTCGATCTGGGGCTGGGCCGCGCGCCCGGGTCGGCGCCGATCATCGGCCAGGCGCTGCGCAAGGACCTGCACCGCGCGGCGGAGTATTTCCCGCAGGACGTGGTCGAACTGCGGGCACTGCTGACCGGCGATCTCGACCTGCCGATCACCGCCACGCCGGGCATGGGGGCGAATGTTGAACTGTGGATGCTCGGCTCGAGCCTGTTCGGCGCGCAGCTCGCCGCGCGACTGGGCCTGCCCTATGCTTTCGCCAGCCACTTCGCCCCGCGCCATCTGGACGAGGCGCTGGCCGTCTATCGCAGCGAATTCCGCCCCTCGGCTGCGCTGGAAAGGCCGCACGTAATGGCAGCGATGGGCGTGCTCTGCGCACAGACCGATGCCGAGGCGCAGTATCTCGCCAGCAGCCAGGACCAGGCCTTCGTGGCGCTGCGCAGTGGCGATCCGGGCAAGCTGCCGCCGCCGGTGCGCGATTACCGCGAGAGCTTGCCGCCGCAGTCGCGGATGATGCTCGAAGGCATGGATGAGGCCCGGGCGGTCGGTTCGCCCGAAACGGTGCGGCGGAAGATCGAGGCTTTCGTGCGGCGGACGCAGGCCGAAGAGATTATCTTCGCCGGAGCAACGCATGATCCCGAAGCGCGGATGCACTCGTTGCGGCTGACTATGGAGGCCTTGGCCCACTACCCTCAAACAAGTTTCTCTTGA